One genomic region from Clarias gariepinus isolate MV-2021 ecotype Netherlands chromosome 22, CGAR_prim_01v2, whole genome shotgun sequence encodes:
- the gp9 gene encoding glycoprotein IX (platelet) encodes MKTERMISGFAVAAILLLVRSVSSSCSCSRSASSGLSFNCSSQDLDRVPDVPPITTELYLQHNHLITVPPGFFDTLPKLRLVDLSGNPFHCSCNIQYLRAWLLNNQGVSTAHPTCSTPPSRARRAIASLDDTEFSSCASKPCPGVGYNLALGLMLCVILGLLLWSLRLAKGLPVILGIGERHNSFRAETLRSLKPKHRAKARRSEDLETPLLDMDILPQIIDTLHRQHNIKIKEM; translated from the exons ATGAAGACTGAAAG GATGATCTCAGGTTTCGCCGTAGCTGCGATTCTCCTCCTCGTGAGAAGCGTCTCGTCTTCCTGCAGCTGCTCGAGGTCGGCGTCTTCAGGCCTGAGTTTTAACTGCAGCTCTCAGGACCTGGACCGAGTTCCTGACGTTCCGCCGATCACCACCGAGCTTTATCTACAGCACAACCACCTGATCACGGTTCCTCCAGGATTCTTCGACACGTTACCGAAGCTCCGCCTGGTGGATCTGTCAGGGAACCCCTTCCACTGCAGCTGCAACATTCAGTACCTGAGAGCCTGGCTCCTCAACAACCAAGGTGTGAGCACAGCTCATCCTACGTGTTCGACACCGCCGTCTCGGGCACGCAGAGCAATCGCGAGTCTTGACGACACAGAGTTCTCGTCCTGCGCGAGTAAGCCGTGCCCCGGCGTGGGGTATAACCTGGCGTTAGGGCTGATGCTGTGTGTAATCCTGGGCTTGTTGCTGTGGAGCCTCCGCCTGGCCAAAGGGCTACCAGTTATTCTGGGCATCGGCGAAAGGCACAACAGCTTCCGGGCCGAGACCCTGCGCTCGCTCAAACCCAAACACAGAGCCAAGGCCAGAAGGAGCGAGGACCTAGAGACGCCGCTGCTCGACATGGACATCCTCCCACAGATCATCGACACGCTCCACAGACAACACAACATCAAGATTAAAGAAATGTGA